The Manihot esculenta cultivar AM560-2 chromosome 11, M.esculenta_v8, whole genome shotgun sequence genome includes a region encoding these proteins:
- the LOC110625979 gene encoding elongation factor-like GTPase 1: MGDYDAQKIRNICILAHVDHGKTTLADHLIAATGGGLLHPKMAGKLRFMDYLDEEQRRAITMKSSSIALHYKDYSINLIDSPGHMDFCCEVSTAARLSDGALILVDAVEGVHIQTHAVLRQSWIEKLTPCLVLNKIDRLIYELKLSPVEAYNRLLRIVHEVNGIMSTYKSEKYLSDVDSLLAGPSGEVDYENLEFIEDDEEDTFQPQKGNVAFVCALDGWGFGISEFAEFYASKLGASSAALQKALWGPRYFNPKSKMIVGKKGVEGGSKARPMFVQFVLEPLWQVYQSALEPDGNKGLLEKVIKSFNLNVPPRELRNKDPKVVLQAVMSRWLPLSDAILSMVVKCMPDPIVAQSFRISRLLPKREVLHDAVDLSIIAEADLVRKSVEICDSSPEAPSVAFVSKMFAVPRKMLPQRGPNGEILNNHSDENGSHESDECFLAFARIFSGVLYSRQRVFVLSALYDPLKVESMQKHVQDAELHSLYLMMGQGLKPVASAKAGDIVAIQGLGQHILKSATLSSTRNCWPFSSMAFQVSPTLRVAIEPSDPADMTTLMKGLRLLNRADPFVEVTVSSRGEHVLAAAGEVHLERCIKDLKERFAKVSLEVSPPLVSYKETIEGHTANALDNLKSLSRSSDYVEKTTPNGRGVVRVQVMRLPPALTKVLDESVDILGDIIGGRLGQTNKDVEKQGSTIVHDDNSIEGLKKRIMDAVDGEISSWSGTDKDRAEKYKHKWQKFLRRIWALGPRQVGPNILFTPDLKSKSNDFSVLVRGSPHVSERLGLVDNSSDGDMPADPSSEATKILEIEAESLQNSIVSGFQLATAAGPLCDEPMWGVAFLVEVYISPLAEQSDESDINQQSEQHGIFTGQVMTAVKDACRAAVLQNKPRLVEAMYFCELNTRTEYLGSMYAVLNRKRARVLKEEMQEGSPLFTVHAYVPVSESFGFADELRRWTSGAASALLVLSHWEVLPEDPFFVPKTEEEIEEFGDGSSVLPNTARKLINAVRRRKGLPVEEKIVQHATKQRTLARKV, from the coding sequence ATGGGTGATTATGATGCCCAAAAAATCCGAAATATATGCATATTAGCTCATGTTGATCATGGCAAGACAACACTTGCTGACCACCTAATTGCTGCCACTGGGGGTGGTCTGCTTCACCCAAAAATGGCTGGGAAGCTTAGGTTTATGGATTATCTTGATGAGGAACAGAGACGTGCAATAACAATGAAGAGCTCTTCAATAGCTCTTCATTATAAAGACTATTCAATAAACCTCATAGATTCTCCTGGTCATATGGATTTTTGTTGTGAGGTTTCTACTGCTGCCAGATTGAGTGATGGGGCATTGATTTTGGTTGATGCTGTTGAGGGGGTTCATATACAGACACATGCTGTTTTGCGTCAGTCTTGGATTGAGAAGCTCACACCATGTTTGGTGCTTAATAAGATTGACAGGTTGATTTATGAGTTGAAGTTGAGTCCCGTGGAAGCATATAATCGGTTGCTTAGGATTGTTCATGAGGTTAATGGGATCATGAGTACATATAAGAGTGAGAAATATCTTTCTGATGTAGACTCATTACTTGCTGGGCCATCTGGGGAAGTGGATTATGAGAATCTTGAGTTTATAGAAGATGACGAGGAGGATACCTTTCAACCACAGAAGGGGAATGTGGCATTTGTATGTGCATTGGATGGGTGGGGTTTTGGTATTAGTGAGTTTGCTGAATTTTATGCTTCAAAGCTTGGTGCTAGTTCAGCTGCATTGCAGAAGGCTCTGTGGGGTCCTAGGTATTTCAATCCCAAGAGTAAGATGATTGTGGGGAAGAAGGGAGTGGAAGGAGGAAGTAAGGCCCGGCCTATGTTTGTGCAGTTTGTGCTTGAGCCATTGTGGCAGGTTTACCAGTCAGCCTTGGAGCCTGATGGAAATAAAGGTTTACTTGAGAAGGTCATTAAGTCATTTAATTTGAATGTACCACCACGTGAACTTCGGAATAAGGATCCAAAGGTTGTGCTTCAAGCTGTTATGAGCCGCTGGCTTCCATTGTCTGATGCAATTTTGTCAATGGTTGTGAAGTGTATGCCAGATCCAATTGTTGCTCAGTCTTTTCGAATTTCACGTTTGCTGCCCAAGAGAGAGGTTTTGCATGATGCAGTTGACTTGAGTATTATTGCAGAGGCAGATCTTGTGAGAAAGTCAGTTGAGATTTGTGATTCCAGCCCTGAAGCACCTTCTGTTGCTTTTGTGTCCAAAATGTTTGCAGTACCAAGAAAGATGCTACCTCAAAGGGGACCAAATGGTGAGATTTTGAACAATCACAGTGACGAAAATGGAAGTCATGAATCAGATGAGTGCTTCCTTGCGTTTGCAAGAATTTTTAGTGGGGTTCTTTACTCACGGCAAAGAGTCTTTGTGCTTTCAGCATTATATGACCCATTGAAGGTAGAGTCCATGCAGAAGCATGTGCAGGATGCTGAGCTGCACTCTTTATATCTCATGATGGGTCAAGGCTTGAAACCAGTAGCTTCTGCAAAAGCAGGAGATATTGTGGCAATCCAAGGCCTCGGTcaacatattttaaaaagtgCAACTCTTTCATCCACAAGAAACTGTTGGCCTTTCTCTAGCATGGCATTCCAGGTTTCCCCTACTTTAAGAGTTGCAATTGAGCCGTCTGATCCAGCAGACATGACAACTCTGATGAAGGGTCTGAGGCTTCTGAACCGGGCTGATCCCTTTGTAGAGGTAACTGTCTCTTCTAGAGGGGAGCATGTGCTTGCTGCTGCTGGAGAAGTTCACCTAGAAAGGTGCATCAAGGATTTGAAGGAGAGATTTGCAAAAGTGAGCCTGGAAGTCTCTCCACCTCTTGTGTCCTATAAGGAGACCATAGAAGGGCACACGGCCAATGCTTTAGATAATCTGAAATCACTAAGTAGAAGCTCCGATTATGTGGAGAAGACAACACCAAATGGAAGGGGCGTTGTTCGTGTGCAAGTCATGAGACTTCCTCCTGCACTAACCAAAGTTCTGGATGAAAGTGTTGACATCCTTGGAGATATTATTGGTGGGAGGCTGGGGCAGACAAATAAAGATGTGGAAAAGCAGGGTTCGACCATTGTACATGATGATAATTCAATTGAAGGACTCAAAAAACGCATAATGGATGCTGTGGATGGTGAAATATCATCATGGAGTGGGACTGACAAGGATCGAGCTGAGAAATACAAACACAAGTGGCAAAAATTTCTTAGGAGGATTTGGGCACTTGGTCCAAGGCAGGTTGGCCCTAATATCCTCTTCACTCCAGATTTGAAAAGCAAGAGCAATGATTTCTCTGTTCTTGTGCGGGGTTCTCCTCATGTATCCGAAAGATTAGGCTTAGTGGATAATTCCAGTGATGGTGATATGCCTGCTGACCCTTCCTCTGAAGCAACTAAAATATTGGAAATCGAAGCAGAGAGTCTTCAGAACAGCATAGTGTCTGGATTCCAACTTGCAACAGCAGCTGGACCTCTATGTGATGAACCAATGTGGGGAGTGGCTTTTTTGGTTGAGGTTTACATATCTCCATTAGCTGAGCAATCTGACGAGTCTGACATTAACCAACAATCTGAGCAGCATGGCATCTTCACAGGACAGGTTATGACAGCAGTCAAGGATGCGTGTAGAGCAGCTGTACTTCAGAACAAACCTCGGCTTGTTGAAGCAATGTATTTTTGTGAGTTGAACACCCGAACTGAATATTTGGGCTCCATGTATGCAGTGCTTAATCGGAAACGGGCTCGGGTCTTGAAGGAGGAGATGCAGGAAGGGTCTCCACTTTTCACGGTTCATGCATATGTCCCAGTTTCTGAGAGCTTTGGTTTTGCTGATGAGCTCAGAAGATGGACTTCAGGAGCAGCAAGTGCACTGCTTGTTCTTAGCCATTGGGAAGTACTTCCCGAGGATCCTTTCTTTGTCCCAAAAACAGAAGAGGAAATTGAAGAGTTTGGAGATGGTTCCAGTGTTCTGCCTAATACAGCTAGAAAGCTCATTAATGCTGTTAGGCGGCGGAAGGGCTTGCCTGTGGAAGAAAAAATAGTCCAGCATGCTACTAAACAGAGGACATTGGCTCGTAAAGTGTAG